A single genomic interval of Chroicocephalus ridibundus chromosome 23, bChrRid1.1, whole genome shotgun sequence harbors:
- the LOC134526614 gene encoding interleukin-1 beta-like isoform X1 translates to MAFVPDLDTLESSSLNEETFYGPDCLCLQKVILGQWEWPWDHCDGEARLSSHIPFPSQKPRLDLEVASPEVGIQVTVTKGHGTRTFRQAAVLVVAVTKLLKRPAHKDFADSDLGGFLDDIFGMGTWHQGCHPSQGMLLGDAIGPGCITVLLTISLPAEPVSFQRIEGSYTGAPIYRYTRSQSFDILDIDQKCFVLESPTQLVALHLQGPSAGRKVKLNIALYRPRSSKGGLGTGRMPVALGIKGYRLYMSCVMSGAEPVLQLEEADVRRDIESVELTRFIFYRLDSPIEGKTRFESAAFPGWFICTSLQPRQPVGITNRPDQVNIATYELSGR, encoded by the exons ATGGCGTTCGTCCCCGATTTGGACACACTGGAGAGCAGCAG cCTGAACGAAGAGACATTTTATGGTCCCGACTGCCTCTGCCTGCAGAAGGTAATCCTGGGGCAGTGGGAATGGCCCTGGGACCACTGTGATGGGGAAGCCAGGCTCTCATCCCACatcccctttccttcccagaAACCCCGCCTGGACTTGGAGGTCGCATCGCCTGAGGTGGGCATCCAGGTGACAGTGACCAAGGGACATGGCACCAGGACCTTTCGCCAGGCTGCCGTCCTCGTGGTGGCTGTGACCAAGCTCCTGAAGCGGCCGGCGCACAAGGACTTTGCTGACAGTGACCTTGGGGGCTTCCTGGATGATATTTTTGGTATGGGGACGTGGCATCAGGGGTGTCACCCCAGCCAGGGGATGCTCTTGGGGGATGCTATTGGACCTGGGTGCATCACCGTCCTCCTGACcatctccctccctgcagagcccgtCTCCTTCCAGCGGATCGAGGGCAGCTACACTGGGGCGCCCATCTACCGTTACACCCGCTCCCAGTCCTTCGACATCCTCGACATCGACCAGAAGTGCTTTGTCCTGGAGTCGCCCACCCAACTGGTGGCCCTGCACCTGCAGGGACCCTCCGCCGGGCGGAAAG TGAAGCTCAACATCGCTCTGTACCGTCCCCGGTCATCGAAGGGTGGCCTGGGGACTGGACGGATGCCAGTGGCATTGGGCATCAAGGGCTACCGACTCTATATGTCATGTGTGATGAGCGGCGCCGAGCCcgtgctgcagctggag GAAGCCGATGTCAGGAGGGACATCGAGAGCGTGGAGCTGACGCGCTTCATTTTCTACCGCTTGGACAGCCCAATCGAGGGGAAAACCCGCTTCGAGTCAGCTGCCTTCCCCGGCTGGTTCATCTgcacctccctgcagccccgccagcccgtCGGCATCACCAACCGCCCTGACCAGGTCAACATTGCCACCTACGAGCTGAGCGGGCGCTGA
- the LOC134526614 gene encoding interleukin-1 receptor antagonist protein-like isoform X4 → MAFVPDLDTLESSSLNEETFYGPDCLCLQKKPRLDLEVASPEVGIQVTVTKGHGTRTFRQAAVLVVAVTKLLKRPAHKDFADSDLGGFLDDIFEPVSFQRIEGSYTGAPIYRYTRSQSFDILDIDQKCFVLESPTQLVALHLQGPSAGRKVKLNIALYRPRSSKGGLGTGRMPVALGIKGYRLYMSCVMSGAEPVLQLEEADVRRDIESVELTRFIFYRLDSPIEGKTRFESAAFPGWFICTSLQPRQPVGITNRPDQVNIATYELSGR, encoded by the exons ATGGCGTTCGTCCCCGATTTGGACACACTGGAGAGCAGCAG cCTGAACGAAGAGACATTTTATGGTCCCGACTGCCTCTGCCTGCAGAAG aAACCCCGCCTGGACTTGGAGGTCGCATCGCCTGAGGTGGGCATCCAGGTGACAGTGACCAAGGGACATGGCACCAGGACCTTTCGCCAGGCTGCCGTCCTCGTGGTGGCTGTGACCAAGCTCCTGAAGCGGCCGGCGCACAAGGACTTTGCTGACAGTGACCTTGGGGGCTTCCTGGATGATATTTTTG agcccgtCTCCTTCCAGCGGATCGAGGGCAGCTACACTGGGGCGCCCATCTACCGTTACACCCGCTCCCAGTCCTTCGACATCCTCGACATCGACCAGAAGTGCTTTGTCCTGGAGTCGCCCACCCAACTGGTGGCCCTGCACCTGCAGGGACCCTCCGCCGGGCGGAAAG TGAAGCTCAACATCGCTCTGTACCGTCCCCGGTCATCGAAGGGTGGCCTGGGGACTGGACGGATGCCAGTGGCATTGGGCATCAAGGGCTACCGACTCTATATGTCATGTGTGATGAGCGGCGCCGAGCCcgtgctgcagctggag GAAGCCGATGTCAGGAGGGACATCGAGAGCGTGGAGCTGACGCGCTTCATTTTCTACCGCTTGGACAGCCCAATCGAGGGGAAAACCCGCTTCGAGTCAGCTGCCTTCCCCGGCTGGTTCATCTgcacctccctgcagccccgccagcccgtCGGCATCACCAACCGCCCTGACCAGGTCAACATTGCCACCTACGAGCTGAGCGGGCGCTGA
- the LOC134526614 gene encoding interleukin-1 beta-like isoform X2 yields the protein MAFVPDLDTLESSSLNEETFYGPDCLCLQKKPRLDLEVASPEVGIQVTVTKGHGTRTFRQAAVLVVAVTKLLKRPAHKDFADSDLGGFLDDIFGMGTWHQGCHPSQGMLLGDAIGPGCITVLLTISLPAEPVSFQRIEGSYTGAPIYRYTRSQSFDILDIDQKCFVLESPTQLVALHLQGPSAGRKVKLNIALYRPRSSKGGLGTGRMPVALGIKGYRLYMSCVMSGAEPVLQLEEADVRRDIESVELTRFIFYRLDSPIEGKTRFESAAFPGWFICTSLQPRQPVGITNRPDQVNIATYELSGR from the exons ATGGCGTTCGTCCCCGATTTGGACACACTGGAGAGCAGCAG cCTGAACGAAGAGACATTTTATGGTCCCGACTGCCTCTGCCTGCAGAAG aAACCCCGCCTGGACTTGGAGGTCGCATCGCCTGAGGTGGGCATCCAGGTGACAGTGACCAAGGGACATGGCACCAGGACCTTTCGCCAGGCTGCCGTCCTCGTGGTGGCTGTGACCAAGCTCCTGAAGCGGCCGGCGCACAAGGACTTTGCTGACAGTGACCTTGGGGGCTTCCTGGATGATATTTTTGGTATGGGGACGTGGCATCAGGGGTGTCACCCCAGCCAGGGGATGCTCTTGGGGGATGCTATTGGACCTGGGTGCATCACCGTCCTCCTGACcatctccctccctgcagagcccgtCTCCTTCCAGCGGATCGAGGGCAGCTACACTGGGGCGCCCATCTACCGTTACACCCGCTCCCAGTCCTTCGACATCCTCGACATCGACCAGAAGTGCTTTGTCCTGGAGTCGCCCACCCAACTGGTGGCCCTGCACCTGCAGGGACCCTCCGCCGGGCGGAAAG TGAAGCTCAACATCGCTCTGTACCGTCCCCGGTCATCGAAGGGTGGCCTGGGGACTGGACGGATGCCAGTGGCATTGGGCATCAAGGGCTACCGACTCTATATGTCATGTGTGATGAGCGGCGCCGAGCCcgtgctgcagctggag GAAGCCGATGTCAGGAGGGACATCGAGAGCGTGGAGCTGACGCGCTTCATTTTCTACCGCTTGGACAGCCCAATCGAGGGGAAAACCCGCTTCGAGTCAGCTGCCTTCCCCGGCTGGTTCATCTgcacctccctgcagccccgccagcccgtCGGCATCACCAACCGCCCTGACCAGGTCAACATTGCCACCTACGAGCTGAGCGGGCGCTGA
- the LOC134526614 gene encoding interleukin-1 beta-like isoform X3 produces MAFVPDLDTLESSSLNEETFYGPDCLCLQKVILGQWEWPWDHCDGEARLSSHIPFPSQKPRLDLEVASPEVGIQVTVTKGHGTRTFRQAAVLVVAVTKLLKRPAHKDFADSDLGGFLDDIFEPVSFQRIEGSYTGAPIYRYTRSQSFDILDIDQKCFVLESPTQLVALHLQGPSAGRKVKLNIALYRPRSSKGGLGTGRMPVALGIKGYRLYMSCVMSGAEPVLQLEEADVRRDIESVELTRFIFYRLDSPIEGKTRFESAAFPGWFICTSLQPRQPVGITNRPDQVNIATYELSGR; encoded by the exons ATGGCGTTCGTCCCCGATTTGGACACACTGGAGAGCAGCAG cCTGAACGAAGAGACATTTTATGGTCCCGACTGCCTCTGCCTGCAGAAGGTAATCCTGGGGCAGTGGGAATGGCCCTGGGACCACTGTGATGGGGAAGCCAGGCTCTCATCCCACatcccctttccttcccagaAACCCCGCCTGGACTTGGAGGTCGCATCGCCTGAGGTGGGCATCCAGGTGACAGTGACCAAGGGACATGGCACCAGGACCTTTCGCCAGGCTGCCGTCCTCGTGGTGGCTGTGACCAAGCTCCTGAAGCGGCCGGCGCACAAGGACTTTGCTGACAGTGACCTTGGGGGCTTCCTGGATGATATTTTTG agcccgtCTCCTTCCAGCGGATCGAGGGCAGCTACACTGGGGCGCCCATCTACCGTTACACCCGCTCCCAGTCCTTCGACATCCTCGACATCGACCAGAAGTGCTTTGTCCTGGAGTCGCCCACCCAACTGGTGGCCCTGCACCTGCAGGGACCCTCCGCCGGGCGGAAAG TGAAGCTCAACATCGCTCTGTACCGTCCCCGGTCATCGAAGGGTGGCCTGGGGACTGGACGGATGCCAGTGGCATTGGGCATCAAGGGCTACCGACTCTATATGTCATGTGTGATGAGCGGCGCCGAGCCcgtgctgcagctggag GAAGCCGATGTCAGGAGGGACATCGAGAGCGTGGAGCTGACGCGCTTCATTTTCTACCGCTTGGACAGCCCAATCGAGGGGAAAACCCGCTTCGAGTCAGCTGCCTTCCCCGGCTGGTTCATCTgcacctccctgcagccccgccagcccgtCGGCATCACCAACCGCCCTGACCAGGTCAACATTGCCACCTACGAGCTGAGCGGGCGCTGA